The bacterium nucleotide sequence CAGGGGCGCGGCTCGGCGCCGAGCGGGGCCGTGCCGGGGCGCACGACGAACGTCGCGTCGTGCCAGGAGGCCGACTCGCGCAGCATCTCCAGCGCGTGCTCGCGGAGCCGGAGGATCGCCTCCTCGGGCGGCAGCAGCCGCGCGGCGAGGACCGCCCCCGCGGTCAGCGGCGCGTCGGCCAGCGACGCGCCGAGCGCCTCGACCAGCGGCGTCGGCGCCGCGGCGAAGTGACCCTTGACGAGGAGCCAGTCGAAGAAGCGGTCCTCGCGGGCGTTGGAGACGACCGCGGCGACCGAAC carries:
- a CDS encoding DUF4388 domain-containing protein; amino-acid sequence: MSGAATISLPSEGRLAAHSLPWLLGTLDVVRATGALDVTRRKLVRRFVLEDGSVAAVVSNAREDRFFDWLLVKGHFAAAPTPLVEALGASLADAPLTAGAVLAARLLPPEEAILRLREHALEMLRESASWHDATFVVRPGTAPLGAEPRP